ACTGGCCGCCGAGGGGGTTCCGCTTTCGGATCTCTCGCTGATTCTGGAAGCGGCCGCCAACCATGGTCCGCATGCCAAAACACCGGACGAGTTGACGGATCGGGTGCGCGAAGACCTCGGTCGACTGATTTGTGAGCGCTACAAGTCCGCCGAAGGCCATCTCCGCATTCTGGCGTTCGAGCCACGGCTGGAAACGAAACTGCGGGAAGCGGTTCGCAATGGTCAAATGGCGCTTGCGCCAGGTCCGCTCGAAATGCTCATTCGAACTGTGGGTGAACACTGGCAAAGCAGCGGCCGCGTCGAGAAGCCGCTGGCGATTCTCACCGACCGTTCATTGCGCCGTCCATTACGACAGCTCTTGCTGCGGACAGCTCCTGGCCTGGGGCTGATCGCCTATCAGGAGGTGCCTGGCGAGATCTCGCTCGATCCGGTTTCGATCCTTTCGTATCAGGAAATTTTTGGAACCGAGGAACAGAAAGCATCGGGGAGCAGTGACTTCGCCCGTCAGGCCGCTGCCCTCTCCGCCGCGTAACGGAGACAAGTGAAGTCGTTATCCCGTCGTTAAATACCCATTCCGAACAACCTTTTCGACTCCCTCAAAACAACTGCCCATCATGTCACGCGTGCCATCGAATGTGTCGCCTGAATCGCAACGGCCCGGTACGTTTGCCGCAGCATTGGGGCTGCTGGCAGGCTGCGCCGTGACGCTGCTGGGCGTGGCCGGCAGCCTGTCTCCGGAAATCATTTTGTTTCGCGCCTGCGTCGCCTCGGCCGTGGCCTTCATGGTGGCGGTCGTCGTGCTGGCGTATTGGAAATCCGTCACGCCGCGGCGTGAAGAAGATTGAACTGAAGTACGTTCATTGAACGTGCAGACCTGGAATCGGATCGCATGGAAGCGGCCGTAAAAGCCTATCAAAGCGTGACGCAGAAAGAGTTCCGTGACCGTCTGGTCATGGAGCATCTGGAGAGCGTGCGCCATGTGCTGGGCCGCATGATTCCCGGTTTGCCCCGCTTTATCGATGCCGACAATCTGGAATCAGCGGGAGTCCTCGGTCTCGTCGAAGCGGCCGCGCAGTTTGACCCGACTCGGGGAGTCGAGTTCAAGACGTTCGCCTATCACCGCATTCGCGGCGCGATTCTCGATGAACTGCGCCGCAACTGCCCCTTGCCGCAACAGGTGCTCCAGCAATGGGCCCGTCTGCGGCAGGTCTGGGAACAACTCGGTGAACTCGCTTCGCCGGCCACTGTCGCTGCGGCTTGCGGACTGACAGAAGAGGAAGTCGAAGACTGCCTGACAGCGATTCGGATCACGCAGCCGGAAGTCTGGCAGGCGGAACTGTCGCATCATCAACGAGCCAGTGACGCCGACGCCGAACCAATCGAGCGTCTCAATGCCGATGACGAACGCCGCTTGCTGGCCGATGCCATCGAACGGCTTCCCAACCGCCTGCGAGTCGTGCTGTCGTTGTATTACATGGAAGACTTGCGGCTGGCGGAAATCGGCGCGGTGCTGAATCTCTCCGAGTCCCGCGTCTCACGCTTGCTGGCTCAGGCTCAACTGCAATTGAAACACAGTCTGGAACGCACCCGATCAGGCGACCAGACCCGTCGGCAGCACGCCGCCGAACCCCTGCGCGGCCCGACCGTTCTCGGCGCGAAGAAAACTCGCTCGGAACGCACGCCGACCGAATGACGGCTTTTACCAGCCATCGAAACACAGAAATCAACGTCAGGACGATGCGATGTCACGAAATCACGAAAGCAGCCCGATTCTGGCCGGAAATCAGGTTCGGGTCGCAGCACATCCATTTGTCCTGTCTGAAAAGCAGTCGGGCAGCCAGCCGCTGGTGACGCTCCGCCGTGAAGGGGACGTCATTCGAGAGATCCATGTCCGTTGTGCCTGCGGCGAAACGATCATTCTCGACTGCGATTACGCGGCGGGGACAGTCAGTTCGACGCACCGCCACGCTCCTCAAAAAGCCGCTCAGTAACTCGCCCCGCGATGCCGTTGCTTCCGGATGGTGACCCTGATGTTAAAAACACAATTCAAATTTGTTCTGGCCTGCGGATTGTCGACGGCCTTGCTGTCGTCAGTCGGCTGCCAGGGACTGCCGCGCCGACAACAGGCAGCCAGCGGCACAGTGGTTCCGCCGCTCTCTTCGTCCACAGTCGGACTTGGTCAGCCAGGGGGATCGTCTGCCCAGTCCGTGGCCGCTGTCAGCGGAGTCGTCCCGCCGCCGGCCCCGGTGGAACTTCCCACGCCCATCTCCGCGCCGGTCTATCTGCCGCCGCAGTCGGCCGCTCATGCCACCGCCGCACCGGCGCCTGCCGCGACGACACATCCGGTCACCACGGCGAGTCATCAGTCTGCAGCGTGTGTGCCGGGGGACGAAGAATGGCGACGGACGCTGGAACAGCAGACCGCCGCCCTGCAGGAGCGGCTGAATACCGTCGAACAGGAACTCTCCGAAACACGTTCTGCGATGCTGCAGGTGACCGATACGCTCGCCACGTCACAAGCTCGGCTCGGACAGATGAATCAGGATCTGGTGCACTGGCAGGGAGAAACCCGTCGGGTCGAAGCTGAGATGCGGCGTCAGCAGCAGGCGGACCTGAAATCGCTGGATGAACTCTCGGGCGTCCTCGGCAGCCTGGTCGAGAAACAGCGTTCGGCCCAGGCGGAGCCGAAGCGATGACACTGTTCAAGAATCACCGTCGACTTTCGTCCTTTCGTCGGACAGCCGCCATCGCGGGGTGCGCGCTGCTTTTGTCGGGCCAACCTGGCTGTCACCATCTGGCGTTCTGGAAACACGGGCACGCAGAAAAGGAAGCCGAAGACGCGTGCAAGTGCCCGCAGTTTGCCGTGCCCCACCGCATCTATGTGGTCGCACATGGGCCGATCGGCGTTGCTGGTCCGCCGCAGGGCTTCGTCGTGGAAGTCGTCGCCGCGCTCAACAGTATTCCCAACTGCAATGCGATTCTGCTGCCCCCGAATGCCCCGCTCGAGCCGTTGCCTGGCACGCCGGGTCCGCCGGCGGCGATTCTGCAATTACCTGACGGCCTCGATCCGAATCCCGTCATCGAACAACTGCTCATCATCGACATTGTCGAAATCCAGCAGTTCCGTCCGATGCGGCTCAGCGCCGTTCTTGAACGCCGCACAGTCGCCGACGGCATGGTGATCTCTCGCGATCACCGAACCTGGAACGCGCCGATCGATATTGAGCCGCAAGGCCCCAGCAAGTTCAGTCGCTTCATCCTGAATCATCCGCCCCCGCTGGACATCACCGAGCAGCACGAACTGTCCCGGC
This genomic stretch from Planctomicrobium piriforme harbors:
- a CDS encoding sigma-70 family RNA polymerase sigma factor, which codes for MEAAVKAYQSVTQKEFRDRLVMEHLESVRHVLGRMIPGLPRFIDADNLESAGVLGLVEAAAQFDPTRGVEFKTFAYHRIRGAILDELRRNCPLPQQVLQQWARLRQVWEQLGELASPATVAAACGLTEEEVEDCLTAIRITQPEVWQAELSHHQRASDADAEPIERLNADDERRLLADAIERLPNRLRVVLSLYYMEDLRLAEIGAVLNLSESRVSRLLAQAQLQLKHSLERTRSGDQTRRQHAAEPLRGPTVLGAKKTRSERTPTE